The DNA window GACCGTTTACCATAACTGCTTTGTGGCTAACCAGCTGACGTGACTCTGCACGAGTAGCGCCGAAGCCCATACGGTAAACAACGTTGTCCAGACGACCTTCCAGCAGCTGCAACAGGTTTTCACCGGTGTTGCCCTTCAGGCGGGTTGCTTCTTTGTAATAGTTACGGAATTGACGCTCCAGAATGCCGTACATACGGCGAACTTTCTGCTTCTCACGCAACTGAACACCGTAATCAGACAGACGCGGTTTACGCGCACCGTGCTGACCAGGTGCTTGTTCAATTTTACACTTGGAATCGATCGCGCGAACGCCAGACTTAAGGAACAGGTCTGTGCCCTCACGACGGCTCAGCTTGAGCTTAGGACCCAAATATCTTGCCATTTTCTTTC is part of the Serratia marcescens genome and encodes:
- the rpsD gene encoding 30S ribosomal protein S4, with protein sequence MARYLGPKLKLSRREGTDLFLKSGVRAIDSKCKIEQAPGQHGARKPRLSDYGVQLREKQKVRRMYGILERQFRNYYKEATRLKGNTGENLLQLLEGRLDNVVYRMGFGATRAESRQLVSHKAVMVNGHVVNIASYQVSPNDVVSIREKAKKQSRVKASLELAEQREKPTWLEVDAAKMEGVFKRMPERTDLSADINEHLIVELYSK